A window of Amycolatopsis australiensis contains these coding sequences:
- a CDS encoding ABC transporter substrate-binding protein, protein MLTLTNLITVDRGVNVLKKRWAAAAAAAAGLVLLTACGSGGSSGGSGGAITLGFAQVGAESGWRTANTKSIQDSAKAAGIELKFSDAQQKQENQISAIRSYIQQKVKVIAFSPVVESGWDTVLKEAKNANIPVILTDRAIDSPDKSLYKTFLGSDFVAEGKKAGEWLTKEFASATGQVNIVELQGTTGSAPANDRKKGFADVIAADPKYKIVASQTGEFTRAKGKEVMEAFLKSQPKIDVLYAHNDDMALGAIEAIEAAGKVPGKDIKIVSVDGVHDALQALADGKINHVVECNPLLGPQLMDLVKKVAAGEQVPARIETKETEFDQASAKAALPQRQY, encoded by the coding sequence ATGTTAACGCTAACAAATTTGATCACCGTCGATCGAGGAGTGAACGTGCTGAAGAAGCGATGGGCCGCCGCGGCGGCCGCGGCGGCCGGACTGGTGCTGCTCACCGCCTGTGGGAGCGGGGGTTCCTCCGGCGGCTCCGGCGGGGCGATCACGCTCGGCTTCGCCCAGGTGGGCGCCGAAAGCGGGTGGCGGACGGCGAACACCAAGTCGATCCAGGACTCGGCCAAGGCCGCGGGGATCGAGCTGAAGTTCTCCGACGCGCAGCAGAAGCAGGAGAACCAGATCTCCGCGATCCGCTCCTACATCCAGCAGAAGGTCAAGGTGATCGCCTTCTCGCCGGTGGTCGAGTCCGGCTGGGACACCGTGCTCAAGGAGGCGAAGAACGCCAACATCCCGGTCATCCTCACCGACCGGGCGATCGACTCGCCGGACAAGTCGCTGTACAAGACCTTCCTCGGCTCGGACTTCGTCGCCGAAGGCAAGAAGGCGGGGGAGTGGCTGACCAAGGAGTTCGCGAGCGCCACCGGCCAGGTCAACATCGTCGAGCTGCAGGGCACCACCGGCTCGGCCCCGGCCAACGACCGCAAGAAGGGCTTCGCGGACGTCATCGCGGCGGACCCGAAGTACAAGATCGTCGCGTCGCAGACCGGTGAGTTCACCCGCGCCAAGGGCAAGGAGGTCATGGAGGCCTTCCTGAAGTCCCAGCCCAAGATCGACGTCCTGTACGCGCACAACGACGACATGGCCCTCGGCGCCATCGAGGCCATCGAAGCCGCGGGCAAGGTCCCGGGCAAGGACATCAAGATCGTCTCGGTCGACGGCGTCCACGACGCGCTGCAGGCACTGGCCGACGGCAAGATCAACCACGTCGTCGAGTGCAACCCGCTGCTCGGCCCGCAGCTGATGGACCTGGTCAAGAAGGTCGCCGCGGGCGAGCAGGTGCCCGCCCGCATCGAGACCAAGGAAACCGAGTTCGACCAGGCGTCGGCCAAGGCCGCCCTGCCGCAGCGCCAGTACTGA
- a CDS encoding LacI family DNA-binding transcriptional regulator → MAERPRSGGPVRVTAAGTRQPSLTDVAGVAGVSHMTVSRVINGTGPVRPETRARVLAAIEELGYRPNSAARALVTGRTGTLGVVALESNLYGPASTLYGIENAAREAGYAITISSVSRPGRSSIADAVENLRRQAVEGIIVIAPHVSAGRALEAAPADFPVVAVGGGETAPVPVISVDQRDGARRATEHLLALGHRTVWHVAGPEDWLEARDREAGWRETLERHGANVPPVIRGDWSSRSGYEAGRSFAKQQDLDAVFAGNDQMALGLLRAFAEAGISVPRDVRVAGFDDVPEAAYFTPPLTTVRQDFIEVGRRTFGLLAGRMDGGDRHARALVVPELIVRESTGPR, encoded by the coding sequence GTGGCCGAACGACCCCGCTCCGGCGGCCCCGTCAGGGTGACCGCGGCCGGTACGCGGCAGCCCAGCCTGACCGACGTCGCCGGCGTGGCCGGCGTGTCCCACATGACCGTCTCCCGGGTGATCAACGGGACCGGCCCGGTGCGTCCCGAGACCCGCGCCCGGGTGCTCGCCGCCATCGAGGAACTGGGCTACCGCCCCAACTCTGCGGCCCGCGCGCTGGTCACCGGGCGGACCGGCACGCTCGGCGTCGTCGCGCTCGAGTCCAATCTGTACGGTCCCGCCAGCACGCTGTACGGCATCGAGAACGCCGCCCGCGAAGCCGGGTACGCGATCACGATCTCCAGCGTCAGCCGTCCGGGCCGGTCTTCGATCGCCGACGCGGTGGAGAACCTGCGCCGCCAGGCCGTCGAAGGCATCATCGTCATCGCCCCGCACGTCAGCGCGGGCCGCGCACTGGAGGCCGCACCCGCGGACTTCCCGGTCGTGGCGGTCGGCGGCGGGGAGACCGCGCCGGTCCCGGTCATCTCCGTCGACCAGCGCGACGGCGCCCGCCGCGCCACCGAGCACCTCCTGGCGCTGGGGCACCGGACCGTCTGGCACGTCGCCGGGCCCGAGGACTGGCTGGAAGCCCGCGACCGGGAGGCGGGCTGGCGGGAAACCCTGGAACGCCACGGCGCGAACGTGCCGCCGGTGATCCGCGGCGACTGGAGCTCGCGCTCCGGCTACGAGGCGGGGCGATCCTTCGCCAAGCAGCAGGACCTGGACGCCGTCTTCGCCGGCAACGACCAGATGGCGCTCGGCCTGCTGCGCGCGTTCGCCGAAGCCGGCATCTCGGTGCCGCGGGACGTGCGCGTCGCGGGCTTCGACGACGTACCCGAGGCGGCGTACTTCACGCCGCCGCTGACCACGGTGCGCCAGGACTTCATCGAAGTCGGCAGGCGCACGTTCGGCCTGCTGGCCGGGCGCATGGACGGGGGCGACCGGCACGCGCGCGCCCTGGTCGTGCCCGAGCTGATCGTGCGGGAGAGCACCGGCCCGCGTTAG
- a CDS encoding endonuclease/exonuclease/phosphatase family protein, which produces MTVTLAPKSVPDRGSWRRGRVVAVFSALTAVLLLAHSLVPNAVGNAGSLLETFLPWTGLLLVPLFVAALIRRSALALVSLLLPALVWGGFFGGRLFDRTADGGDFTVVSHNVNDENPDPAGTARALAATGAQVIALEELKKPEVPKYEDALAAGYPHHVVRGTVGVWSTFPLHGTEPLEIMPWTRALRTTVDTPKGPVALFVAHLPSVRVRLDGGFTADGRDEAIGLLAGELAATPSPRTVLVGDFNGTADDRALGPITARMRSVQEAAGDGFGFSWPAALPLARIDQIFVAGVRPVAAWTLPATASDHLPVAASLAL; this is translated from the coding sequence ATGACCGTGACGCTCGCCCCGAAATCCGTGCCGGACCGCGGATCCTGGCGCCGCGGCCGGGTCGTCGCGGTGTTTTCCGCGCTGACGGCGGTGCTCCTGCTCGCGCACTCCCTGGTGCCCAACGCCGTGGGCAACGCGGGCAGCCTGCTGGAAACGTTCCTGCCGTGGACCGGGCTGCTCCTGGTCCCGTTGTTCGTGGCGGCCCTGATCCGGCGCTCGGCGCTCGCCCTCGTTTCGCTGCTGCTGCCGGCACTGGTGTGGGGCGGGTTCTTCGGTGGCAGGCTGTTCGACCGGACCGCGGACGGCGGCGACTTCACGGTCGTTTCGCACAACGTCAACGACGAGAACCCGGACCCGGCGGGCACCGCGCGCGCACTGGCCGCCACCGGCGCGCAGGTGATCGCCCTGGAGGAGCTGAAGAAGCCCGAGGTGCCGAAGTACGAAGACGCCTTGGCGGCGGGGTATCCGCACCACGTGGTACGCGGCACGGTCGGGGTGTGGAGCACGTTCCCGCTCCACGGCACCGAACCGCTGGAGATCATGCCGTGGACCCGCGCGCTGCGGACCACAGTGGACACTCCGAAGGGCCCGGTGGCGCTGTTCGTGGCGCACCTGCCTTCGGTGCGCGTCCGGCTCGACGGGGGCTTCACGGCCGACGGCCGCGACGAGGCGATCGGCCTGCTCGCCGGTGAGCTGGCCGCCACGCCGTCGCCGCGGACGGTGCTCGTGGGCGACTTCAACGGCACGGCCGACGACCGCGCGCTGGGCCCGATCACCGCGCGGATGCGGTCCGTGCAGGAAGCGGCCGGGGACGGGTTCGGGTTCAGCTGGCCCGCCGCGCTGCCGCTGGCGCGGATCGACCAGATCTTCGTCGCGGGGGTGCGGCCCGTGGCGGCGTGGACGTTGCCGGCGACGGCGAGTGACCACCTGCCGGTGGCGGCGTCGCTGGCCCTGTGA
- a CDS encoding D-alanyl-D-alanine carboxypeptidase family protein — translation MVRTRIPPVAGGVAAVVAVALAVACWVVFPPSVDGTASPARPSVDLPLPWPAEGQASAEVLGLGSLGSRGEQEPVPIASVTKVMTAYVVLKDHPLAGGEAGPRIVVDEQAETEAAAPDESTVPLRAGQRISERDLLALMLVPSGNNVARLLARWDAGSQEAFVAKMNREAAALGMTSTTYTGASGVEDSTTSTATDQLRLAREVMKNDVIRAIVATPSLRVDGVPGTVVNTNTLLGRHGVIGLKTGSSTAAGGALMWAAQARGGALILGVVLHQNPGGSPGAGLRAALENSEKLIAGIQRELPAATR, via the coding sequence ATGGTCCGTACCCGCATCCCACCCGTCGCGGGCGGGGTGGCCGCCGTCGTCGCGGTGGCCCTCGCCGTGGCCTGCTGGGTCGTCTTCCCGCCGTCGGTCGACGGGACCGCGAGCCCCGCCCGGCCGTCCGTCGACCTGCCGCTGCCGTGGCCCGCCGAAGGCCAGGCCAGCGCCGAGGTGCTCGGGCTCGGCTCGCTCGGCAGCCGCGGGGAGCAGGAGCCGGTGCCGATCGCCAGCGTCACGAAGGTGATGACCGCCTACGTGGTGCTCAAGGACCACCCGCTCGCCGGCGGCGAAGCAGGCCCGCGGATCGTCGTCGACGAGCAGGCCGAAACCGAGGCGGCGGCCCCGGACGAGTCGACCGTGCCGCTGCGCGCCGGGCAGCGGATCAGCGAACGGGACCTGCTGGCGCTGATGCTCGTCCCGTCCGGCAACAACGTCGCCCGCCTGCTCGCGCGCTGGGACGCCGGCAGCCAGGAGGCGTTCGTCGCGAAGATGAACCGCGAGGCCGCGGCGCTCGGCATGACCAGCACCACCTACACCGGCGCGAGCGGCGTCGAGGACTCGACCACCAGCACCGCCACCGACCAGCTCCGGCTGGCGCGCGAAGTGATGAAGAACGACGTGATCCGCGCGATCGTGGCCACCCCGTCGCTGCGCGTCGACGGCGTGCCGGGCACGGTCGTCAACACGAACACCCTCCTCGGCCGCCACGGCGTGATCGGGCTGAAGACCGGTTCGTCGACCGCGGCCGGCGGCGCCCTGATGTGGGCCGCGCAGGCCCGCGGCGGCGCGCTGATCCTCGGTGTCGTCCTGCACCAGAATCCCGGCGGCAGCCCGGGCGCCGGTTTGCGGGCGGCGCTGGAGAACAGCGAGAAGCTCATCGCCGGGATCCAGCGTGAACTGCCGGCGGCGACGCGATGA
- a CDS encoding right-handed parallel beta-helix repeat-containing protein — MSPRNPLRRALFRVAVTVSAAAASFGFTVATGDVVTVSTAAQLQSALANAVPGRTIQLAAGTYRGSFGTTKAGTADRPITLSGPADAVLVNDGPSGDAPDCPVPTAGWDPGYGLWLFGAPYWHLTGFTVRDSKKGIVVDASPHTVIDGVTVDHVDEEAIHFRRSSADSVLENSSISYTGLVQPGYGEGVYLGSANSNWGCHGNSGGADRGDRIQVLHNHIGPFVAAEAIDVKEGTFAGVIRGNTFDGRGISGENSADSWIDVKGIGYTIEDNTGTFAAPGTFANGYENHNPSTTPSFGNGCGNVWRGNKSDLGGVGAYAIKISSVSKCAANPNVVYASNTVTNARSGLTNIPVTP; from the coding sequence GTGTCCCCACGCAATCCGCTCCGGCGCGCGCTCTTCCGCGTCGCCGTCACCGTTTCCGCCGCTGCCGCGAGCTTCGGCTTCACCGTCGCCACCGGCGACGTCGTCACCGTCTCGACGGCCGCCCAGCTGCAGAGCGCGCTCGCCAACGCGGTGCCCGGCCGGACGATCCAGCTCGCCGCCGGGACCTACCGCGGCTCGTTCGGCACGACGAAGGCCGGCACCGCCGACCGGCCGATCACGCTGTCCGGGCCCGCGGACGCCGTCCTGGTCAACGACGGGCCGTCCGGCGACGCCCCCGACTGCCCGGTGCCCACCGCAGGCTGGGATCCGGGCTACGGCCTGTGGCTCTTCGGCGCGCCGTACTGGCACTTGACCGGTTTCACCGTGCGGGACTCGAAGAAGGGCATCGTCGTGGACGCTTCGCCGCACACGGTCATCGACGGCGTGACCGTCGACCACGTCGACGAAGAGGCGATCCACTTCCGCCGTTCGTCGGCCGACAGCGTGCTCGAGAACTCGTCGATCAGCTACACCGGGCTGGTCCAGCCGGGCTACGGCGAAGGCGTCTACCTCGGCTCGGCGAACTCCAACTGGGGCTGCCACGGCAACTCCGGCGGCGCCGACCGCGGCGACCGGATCCAGGTGCTGCACAACCACATCGGGCCGTTCGTCGCGGCCGAGGCGATCGACGTCAAGGAAGGCACCTTCGCCGGCGTGATCCGCGGCAACACCTTCGACGGCCGCGGCATCTCCGGTGAGAACTCGGCCGACTCCTGGATCGACGTCAAGGGCATCGGCTACACGATCGAAGACAACACCGGCACGTTCGCCGCGCCGGGCACGTTCGCCAACGGCTACGAGAACCACAACCCGAGCACGACCCCGTCGTTCGGCAACGGCTGCGGCAATGTCTGGCGCGGCAACAAGTCCGACCTCGGCGGCGTCGGCGCCTACGCGATCAAGATCAGCTCGGTGTCGAAGTGCGCGGCGAACCCCAACGTGGTGTACGCGTCCAACACGGTGACGAACGCCAGGTCGGGCCTGACCAACATCCCGGTGACGCCGTGA
- a CDS encoding SDR family NAD(P)-dependent oxidoreductase — translation MRVDLSGKTALVTGSTQGIGAAIAAGLAAAGARVAINGRSDTGVRTAIARLAQDLPDADFLPAPGDVSDEAGAAQVVEEVPDADILVNNLGIFGAREPLAITDAEWRRYFEVNVLAAVRLTRAYLPGMADRGWGRIQYIASDSAVVIPAEMIHYGVSKTALLGVSRGFAKHAAGTGVTVNAVIAGPTHTGGVEDFVYELVDRDLPWAEAQREFMRKHRPQSLLQRLIEPEEIAHLVVYLSSPFASATTGAAVRVDGGYVDSIVP, via the coding sequence ATGCGGGTCGACCTGAGCGGCAAGACGGCCCTGGTCACCGGGTCCACGCAGGGGATCGGCGCGGCCATCGCGGCCGGGCTCGCGGCCGCCGGCGCGCGGGTCGCGATCAACGGCCGCAGCGACACCGGCGTCCGCACCGCCATCGCGAGGCTCGCGCAGGATCTGCCGGACGCCGACTTCCTGCCCGCGCCCGGCGACGTCTCCGACGAGGCCGGCGCCGCCCAGGTCGTCGAAGAGGTGCCCGACGCCGACATCCTCGTCAACAACCTCGGCATCTTCGGCGCCCGCGAGCCGCTTGCCATCACCGACGCCGAATGGCGGCGCTACTTCGAAGTCAACGTCCTCGCCGCGGTGCGGCTGACCCGCGCCTACCTGCCCGGCATGGCCGACCGCGGCTGGGGCCGGATCCAGTACATCGCCAGCGACTCGGCGGTCGTGATCCCGGCCGAGATGATCCACTACGGAGTGTCGAAGACGGCGCTGCTCGGGGTCTCGCGCGGGTTCGCCAAGCACGCGGCCGGCACCGGCGTGACGGTGAACGCCGTCATCGCCGGGCCGACGCACACCGGTGGCGTCGAGGATTTCGTCTACGAGCTGGTGGACCGGGACCTGCCGTGGGCGGAGGCGCAGCGCGAGTTCATGCGGAAGCACCGGCCGCAGTCGCTGCTGCAGCGGCTGATCGAGCCCGAGGAGATCGCGCACCTGGTGGTGTACCTGAGTTCCCCGTTCGCCTCGGCGACCACGGGCGCGGCGGTGCGGGTCGACGGCGGGTACGTCGACTCCATCGTGCCCTGA
- a CDS encoding LysE/ArgO family amino acid transporter, translating into MTGALLAGLVAGYGIAIPVGAVGAYLVALTARTSLRTGLAAALGVATADGVYALVAVLGGAAAAGVVAPVAVPLRLVSAGILVLLAVRGAVSALRSHRDATARPVTPLPPGRAYAGLLGVTLVNPATVVYFAALVVGGRAGAAVSVPEQAAFVLAAFTASASWQALLAGGGALLGRVLTGPRGRLVTTLLSSAVITAIAVRLVLS; encoded by the coding sequence GTGACCGGCGCGCTGCTCGCCGGCCTGGTGGCCGGCTACGGCATCGCCATCCCGGTCGGCGCCGTCGGGGCCTACCTCGTCGCGCTCACCGCCCGCACGTCGCTGCGGACCGGCTTGGCGGCGGCGTTGGGTGTCGCCACGGCCGACGGCGTGTATGCGCTGGTCGCGGTGCTCGGCGGTGCGGCGGCCGCGGGCGTGGTGGCCCCCGTCGCCGTCCCGTTGCGCCTGGTCTCGGCGGGGATCCTCGTGCTGCTGGCCGTCCGCGGCGCGGTGTCGGCGTTGCGTTCCCACCGCGACGCCACGGCCCGGCCGGTGACCCCGCTCCCGCCCGGACGCGCCTATGCCGGCTTGCTCGGCGTGACGCTGGTGAACCCGGCGACGGTCGTCTACTTCGCCGCCCTGGTCGTCGGCGGCCGCGCGGGCGCGGCGGTGTCGGTGCCCGAGCAGGCCGCGTTCGTGCTCGCCGCGTTCACCGCGTCGGCGAGCTGGCAAGCGCTCCTGGCCGGCGGCGGCGCCCTCCTCGGCCGCGTCCTCACCGGACCGCGCGGCCGCCTGGTGACGACGCTGCTGTCGAGCGCGGTGATCACCGCCATCGCCGTCCGGCTCGTCCTGTCCTGA
- a CDS encoding DUF6008 family protein → MTMPMATTSGWDVAGAVLLVLWALAMWAAVAVLAYAARGPVRPWVYRGSAAVIGLGVLGQLGHVQEHIAQAGYWLGHPNSPAWMTPWGTGLANGLQLALPGRPTFGMELLHLTGNFIFLAGLAGVMVITRHAVRTRARRWARMGVWMQGLHGLEHLVLTLSVAFGSRAVGLSTFFGLVGPGPGLTTYRVWWHFVANVVGSVVFGLALYHLWRERREVRATFVVRTVPEITRRAA, encoded by the coding sequence ATGACCATGCCGATGGCGACGACGTCGGGCTGGGACGTCGCGGGAGCGGTGCTGCTGGTGCTGTGGGCCCTCGCGATGTGGGCGGCGGTCGCCGTCCTGGCGTACGCGGCCCGCGGGCCGGTGCGGCCGTGGGTGTACCGCGGCTCGGCCGCGGTGATCGGCCTCGGCGTGCTCGGCCAGCTCGGGCACGTCCAGGAGCACATCGCCCAGGCCGGGTACTGGCTCGGTCACCCGAACTCCCCGGCCTGGATGACGCCGTGGGGCACCGGCCTGGCGAACGGCCTGCAGCTGGCCCTGCCCGGCCGTCCGACGTTCGGGATGGAGCTGCTGCACCTCACCGGCAACTTCATCTTCCTCGCCGGGCTGGCCGGGGTCATGGTGATCACCCGCCACGCCGTGCGGACGCGGGCCCGGCGCTGGGCGCGGATGGGCGTCTGGATGCAGGGCCTGCACGGGCTCGAGCACCTGGTCCTGACGCTGTCGGTGGCGTTCGGGTCGCGTGCGGTCGGGCTGTCGACGTTCTTCGGCCTGGTCGGCCCGGGCCCGGGCCTGACGACCTACCGCGTGTGGTGGCACTTCGTCGCGAACGTCGTCGGCTCGGTCGTCTTCGGCCTGGCGCTGTACCACCTGTGGCGGGAGCGCCGGGAGGTCCGGGCGACGTTCGTCGTCCGGACCGTCCCGGAGATCACCCGGCGGGCGGCGTAG